The Heptranchias perlo isolate sHepPer1 chromosome 17, sHepPer1.hap1, whole genome shotgun sequence genome has a segment encoding these proteins:
- the spdl1 gene encoding protein Spindly isoform X1: MTTVSELEETIQQLRQQLQESESERMKAAQYGLELLKNETELDNKLTETANEFAAARELLEQEKYSLQREVELKNHMLESLSSDVESIKQQQKTQLSQQLEQLGRIHAREMNELKSKLEKQKSELDEAQLCEKQLRHKLDHQSELLGAKCEELRNLSERAQETMSSEVMSLQVENMELEAAKGKLQEDFNEMMYHQEQLELVNSNLQRQVDRLQEEKEEQEKETVSYCNALEKARVVNQDLQIQLDQAQQEARDPNSKGNSLFSEVEDRRAMMERQLIGLRVQYQSLQKQHAFSRQQLHRMKVQIATMLQIKGLQSDPGQLERLQSMLAQKNNEIQALVVKLRRLEKMEMNYNPGDNHNGVDVSDFGDGQYYVELLKLQIDNAKKENKTLNDELSLQRMKALAESQRVLEVERKFYASERQLKQYQGENMKLRVKLDEMRLKYEPEEVKNRPQNRKKERLPVEVLEETQLSSSKAPTIQGTLSSDKVAETGKGQTDVLHSEISAPCSEPVIRVVPASGSLPATDIRIMELEPACKQPPSKEGKRVRIMQEASDVQVLSERNNTQVSRPSPSPRLSRNDVKIEKPDVEQVEEEAEELKPENKIKRQKLHPVIHVSSQPTVESQCAQQ, encoded by the exons ATGACGACTGTTTCAGAGTTGGAAGAGACGATCCAGCAGCTTCGGCAGCAGCTCCAGGAGTCGGAAAGTGAGCGGATGAAAGCAGCTCAATACGGGCTTGAGCTGCTGAAAAATgaaactgagctggacaacaaatTGACAGAAACGGCAAATGAATTTGCTGCTGCCAGAGAG CTCTTGGAGCAAGAGAAATATTCACTGCAGCGAGAGGTGGAACTGAAGAACCATATGTTAGAGAGTCTGAGTTCAGATGTTGAGAGCATCAAACAGCAACAAAAAACACAGCTGAGTCAACAACTGGAACAACTGGGGAGAATTCATGCTCGTGAAATGAATGAGTTGAAGAGCAAG TTGGAAAAGCAGAAGTCTGAGCTAGATGAAGCACAGCTTTGTGAGAAACAGCTGAGACACAAACTGGATCATCAGAGTGAATTACTTGGTGCTAAGTGTGAAGAATTGCGGAACCTATCTGAGCGTGCACAGGAAACAATGTCATCTGAAGTGATGAGCCTTCAAGTGGAGAACATGGAACTCGAAGCTGCAAAG GGGAAACTACAGGAAGACTTTAATGAAATGATGTACCATCAGGAGCAGTTGGAACTAGTTAATAGTAACCTTCAGCGCCAGGTTGATCGACtgcaagaggagaaggaggaacaaGAAAAAGAGACCGTTTCATACTGCAATGCATTAGAG AAAGCACGAGTGGTTAACCAGGATCTCCAGATCCAGTTGGACCAGGCACAACAAGAGGCTCGTGACCCCAACAGTAAAGGGAACTCACTGTTTTCTGAG GTGGAAGATCGTAGGGCAATGATGGAGCGACAGCTTATCGGTTTAAGAGTCCAGTACCAGTCGCTGCAGAAACAGCATGCGTTCTCTCGCCAACAGCTTCATAGAATGAAG gtgCAGATAGCCACTATGTTACAAATAAAGGGCTTACAGTCAGACCCTGGACAACTGGAACGTTTGCAATCGATGCTTGCACAGAAGAACAATGAGATCCAAGCTCTGGTGGTAAAGCTGCGACGCCTAGAGAAAATGGAG atGAATTACAATCCTGGGGATAATCATAATGGAGTTGATGTTTCAGATTTTGGTGATGGACAGTACTACGTTGAATTGCTGAAACTGCAAATAGACAATGCCAA GAAAGAAAATAAGACACTGAATGATGAGCTCTCTTTACAACGCATGAaggctcttgcagagagccaacgTGTCCTAGAAGTTGAACGTAAATTTTATGCCAGTGAGAGACAGCTGAAACAATATCAGGGTGAAAACATGAAGCTTCGAGTCAAACTGGATGAGATGAGGCTTAAATATGAACCTGAAG AAGTCAAGAACCGGCCACAGAACCGCAAGAAAGAGAGACTTccagttgaagtacttgaagaaACTCAACTCTCATCCAGCAAGGCCCCTACTATCCAAGGTACTCTCTCATCTGATAAAGTGGCAGAAACCGGAAAGGGACAGACTGATGTGCTGCATAGCGAGATTTCGGCTCCGTGCTCTGAACCGGTCATTCGAGTGGTACCAGCCTCTGGATCCCTACCTGCTACTGACATCCGAATAATGGAGCTGGAACCTGCCTGTAAACAGCCACCTTCTAAAGAAGGCAAGAGGGTGCGGATCATGCAAGAAGCAAGTGATGTACAAGTTCTGTCTGAAAGGAACAACACTCAAGTCTCCAGGCCATCTCCCTCCCCAAG
- the spdl1 gene encoding protein Spindly isoform X2 — protein MTTVSELEETIQQLRQQLQESESERMKAAQYGLELLKNETELDNKLTETANEFAAARELLEQEKYSLQREVELKNHMLESLSSDVESIKQQQKTQLSQQLEQLGRIHAREMNELKSKLEKQKSELDEAQLCEKQLRHKLDHQSELLGAKCEELRNLSERAQETMSSEVMSLQVENMELEAAKGKLQEDFNEMMYHQEQLELVNSNLQRQVDRLQEEKEEQEKETVSYCNALEKARVVNQDLQIQLDQAQQEARDPNSKGNSLFSEVEDRRAMMERQLIGLRVQYQSLQKQHAFSRQQLHRMKVQIATMLQIKGLQSDPGQLERLQSMLAQKNNEIQALVVKLRRLEKMEMNYNPGDNHNGVDVSDFGDGQYYVELLKLQIDNAKKENKTLNDELSLQRMKALAESQRVLEVERKFYASERQLKQYQGENMKLRVKLDEMRLKYEPEEVKNRPQNRKKERLPVEVLEETQLSSSKAPTIQGTLSSDKVAETGKGQTDVLHSEISAPCSEPVIRVVPASGSLPATDIRIMELEPACKQPPSKEGKRVRIMQEASDVQVLSERNNTQVSRPSPSPRSVLSPTG, from the exons ATGACGACTGTTTCAGAGTTGGAAGAGACGATCCAGCAGCTTCGGCAGCAGCTCCAGGAGTCGGAAAGTGAGCGGATGAAAGCAGCTCAATACGGGCTTGAGCTGCTGAAAAATgaaactgagctggacaacaaatTGACAGAAACGGCAAATGAATTTGCTGCTGCCAGAGAG CTCTTGGAGCAAGAGAAATATTCACTGCAGCGAGAGGTGGAACTGAAGAACCATATGTTAGAGAGTCTGAGTTCAGATGTTGAGAGCATCAAACAGCAACAAAAAACACAGCTGAGTCAACAACTGGAACAACTGGGGAGAATTCATGCTCGTGAAATGAATGAGTTGAAGAGCAAG TTGGAAAAGCAGAAGTCTGAGCTAGATGAAGCACAGCTTTGTGAGAAACAGCTGAGACACAAACTGGATCATCAGAGTGAATTACTTGGTGCTAAGTGTGAAGAATTGCGGAACCTATCTGAGCGTGCACAGGAAACAATGTCATCTGAAGTGATGAGCCTTCAAGTGGAGAACATGGAACTCGAAGCTGCAAAG GGGAAACTACAGGAAGACTTTAATGAAATGATGTACCATCAGGAGCAGTTGGAACTAGTTAATAGTAACCTTCAGCGCCAGGTTGATCGACtgcaagaggagaaggaggaacaaGAAAAAGAGACCGTTTCATACTGCAATGCATTAGAG AAAGCACGAGTGGTTAACCAGGATCTCCAGATCCAGTTGGACCAGGCACAACAAGAGGCTCGTGACCCCAACAGTAAAGGGAACTCACTGTTTTCTGAG GTGGAAGATCGTAGGGCAATGATGGAGCGACAGCTTATCGGTTTAAGAGTCCAGTACCAGTCGCTGCAGAAACAGCATGCGTTCTCTCGCCAACAGCTTCATAGAATGAAG gtgCAGATAGCCACTATGTTACAAATAAAGGGCTTACAGTCAGACCCTGGACAACTGGAACGTTTGCAATCGATGCTTGCACAGAAGAACAATGAGATCCAAGCTCTGGTGGTAAAGCTGCGACGCCTAGAGAAAATGGAG atGAATTACAATCCTGGGGATAATCATAATGGAGTTGATGTTTCAGATTTTGGTGATGGACAGTACTACGTTGAATTGCTGAAACTGCAAATAGACAATGCCAA GAAAGAAAATAAGACACTGAATGATGAGCTCTCTTTACAACGCATGAaggctcttgcagagagccaacgTGTCCTAGAAGTTGAACGTAAATTTTATGCCAGTGAGAGACAGCTGAAACAATATCAGGGTGAAAACATGAAGCTTCGAGTCAAACTGGATGAGATGAGGCTTAAATATGAACCTGAAG AAGTCAAGAACCGGCCACAGAACCGCAAGAAAGAGAGACTTccagttgaagtacttgaagaaACTCAACTCTCATCCAGCAAGGCCCCTACTATCCAAGGTACTCTCTCATCTGATAAAGTGGCAGAAACCGGAAAGGGACAGACTGATGTGCTGCATAGCGAGATTTCGGCTCCGTGCTCTGAACCGGTCATTCGAGTGGTACCAGCCTCTGGATCCCTACCTGCTACTGACATCCGAATAATGGAGCTGGAACCTGCCTGTAAACAGCCACCTTCTAAAGAAGGCAAGAGGGTGCGGATCATGCAAGAAGCAAGTGATGTACAAGTTCTGTCTGAAAGGAACAACACTCAAGTCTCCAGGCCATCTCCCTCCCCAAG ATCCGTGCTGTCTCCAACGGGCTAA